AACTTTGCAAGCTTCCGCAACGAGCGCTCTACGGATTGCCTGGCATCCCACAGGCACTTGTCGAATTGGCTGCGTATCTGTTCTTCTTTTCCCGAAATGGGTACTTCCCCACCAATCGAGTCATCAAAAGGCATTTCCCTTAGGACATCAAAAACGATCGATTGACCCGACTTCATATAACTGCTCTTCTCAACATGCAACCGTTTTAAAAGCAACAGATCTTCCGATAGTTCCATCCAGGCAGGTTCACTATAGTAATCCCCCAGCTTATGAATCAGCGAAGCCTCGATCGCTTTTATCGTCATTAAAAGCGTTGGTACATCATTAATGGAACCTTGTTGGTAAAGGATGATTTTATTATCATTTATTTTTTTTATCGCGCTTGAAAGTATACGGATCATGTCAACATTACCTACACTGGCAAGCCCTTGATAATATAAGCCGCTATAGTAATCTCCGGCAAGCACTTGCAATTGACGATTTTTCAATACTTCTGGCGACTCGATTCCTTCACCCGAATTCGAGACGATCTCATGTGTATCCAGAGCTATTTGCACTAACATGGTTGAAATGATATATTGATTCCGTTTTTCGCTTGTAACGTCCAAATCGTTAAACAA
This sequence is a window from Brevibacillus sp. JNUCC-41. Protein-coding genes within it:
- a CDS encoding heptaprenyl diphosphate synthase component 1, translating into MLNITDDIRQLKRLIETKAQHPYLLKYIQKPSLDEDKLILLWGLFNDLDVTSEKRNQYIISTMLVQIALDTHEIVSNSGEGIESPEVLKNRQLQVLAGDYYSGLYYQGLASVGNVDMIRILSSAIKKINDNKIILYQQGSINDVPTLLMTIKAIEASLIHKLGDYYSEPAWMELSEDLLLLKRLHVEKSSYMKSGQSIVFDVLREMPFDDSIGGEVPISGKEEQIRSQFDKCLWDARQSVERSLRKLAKLDDELLERVKAILEQSESIANSYVKEG